A DNA window from Anastrepha obliqua isolate idAnaObli1 chromosome 5, idAnaObli1_1.0, whole genome shotgun sequence contains the following coding sequences:
- the LOC129248279 gene encoding histone H2B — MPPKTSGKAAKKAGKAQKNITKNDKKKKRKRKESYAIYIYKVLKQVHPDTGISSKAMSIMNSFVNDIFERIAAEASRLAHYNKRSTITSREIQTAVRLLLPGELAKHAVSEGTKAVTKYTSSK; from the coding sequence atgccgccaaaaactagtggaaaagcagcaaagaaagccggtaaggctcaaaagaatattactaaaaatgataagaaaaagaagcgtaagaggaaggaaagttatgccatctacatctataaagtgttgaaacaagtacatcctgataccggtatttcatccaaggccatgagcattatgaatagttttgtgaatgacatctttgagcgcattgctgcggaagcgtcgcgtttagctcactataacaaacgttcaaccatcaccagtcgcgaaattcaaactgctgtacgtttacttttgcccggtgaattggccaaacatgccgtcagtgaaggtaccaaagctgttaccaaatataccagttccaaataa
- the LOC129247407 gene encoding histone H2A has translation MSGRGKGGKVKGKAKSRSNRAGLQFPVGRIHRLLRKGNYAERVGAGAPVYLAAVMEYLAAEVLELAGNAARDNKKTRIIPRHLQLAIRNDEELNKLLSGVTIAQGGVLPNIQAVLLPKKTEKKA, from the coding sequence ATGTCAGGCcgtggtaaaggtggtaaagttaagggaaaggcaaagtcccgttcaaatcgtgctggtcttcaatttccagttggtcgtattcatcgtttgttgcgcaaaggcaattatgctgagcgtgttggtgccggtgctccagtttatctagctgcagttatggaatatttagcagctgaagttcttgaattggctggtaatgctgctcgtgataacaaaaagacaagaatcatcccacgtcatttacaattggccatccgcaacgatgaagaattgaataaattgttgtctggtgtaactattgctcaaggtggtgttttgcctaatattcaagctgtacttttgccaaagaagaccgaaaagaaagcataa